Proteins encoded together in one Larus michahellis chromosome 4, bLarMic1.1, whole genome shotgun sequence window:
- the LTO1 gene encoding protein LTO1 homolog isoform X1 translates to MAAEAALPSSDMFDEIVMADERFHGEGYEEGYAEGSHVGVVEGRRYGSLHGAKMGSEIGCYLGFALTWQCLLQKCMDEKNSKKIRALDSLIGMIQKFPYEDPTYDKLQEDLEKIRGKFKQVCSMLNIQSDFRIGTERSSLTF, encoded by the exons ATGGCGGCGGAGGCCGCGTTGCCGAGTTCGGATATGTTCGATGAGATCGTGATGGCTGACGAGAG GTTTCATGGTGAGGGGTATGAGGAGGGGTATGCTGAAGGCAGTCACGTTGGAGTTGTTGAGGGACGGAGGTATGGATCGCTCCATGGTGCCAAGATGGGGTCTGAG ATTGGCTGCTACCTTGGGTTTGCCCTGACGTGGCAGTGTCTGCTCCAGAAATGCATGGATGAAAAGAACAg caAAAAGATAAGGGCTCTGGATTCATTAATAGGAATGATACAGAAATTCCCGTATGAAGACCCCACTTATGATAAGCTGCAAGAAGATCTggaaaaaatcagaggaaaattTAAACAG GTTTGTTCAATGCTAAATATTCAGTCTGATTTTAGAATTGGTACTGAAAGATCTTCACTAACTTTTTGA
- the LTO1 gene encoding protein LTO1 homolog isoform X2 codes for MAAEAALPSSDMFDEIVMADERFHGEGYEEGYAEGSHVGVVEGRRYGSLHGAKMGSEIGCYLGFALTWQCLLQKCMDEKNSKKIRALDSLIGMIQKFPYEDPTYDKLQEDLEKIRGKFKQVVNAEWIAISIL; via the exons ATGGCGGCGGAGGCCGCGTTGCCGAGTTCGGATATGTTCGATGAGATCGTGATGGCTGACGAGAG GTTTCATGGTGAGGGGTATGAGGAGGGGTATGCTGAAGGCAGTCACGTTGGAGTTGTTGAGGGACGGAGGTATGGATCGCTCCATGGTGCCAAGATGGGGTCTGAG ATTGGCTGCTACCTTGGGTTTGCCCTGACGTGGCAGTGTCTGCTCCAGAAATGCATGGATGAAAAGAACAg caAAAAGATAAGGGCTCTGGATTCATTAATAGGAATGATACAGAAATTCCCGTATGAAGACCCCACTTATGATAAGCTGCAAGAAGATCTggaaaaaatcagaggaaaattTAAACAG